The genomic DNA ACCCATTCCTGCAGATGGTGGCTCTGTCGTTCATATGCAGATACCGATGCGCCAGCCTAATCAGCAGCTGGCAGCTTAAGGGAACATCATGGGACGGATTCTTGTTGTTGATCAAGATGTGGTCGTTGTTGAGGCTTTGGCCCAACAAGTACGCGATCTGGGCTATGAGGTAGAGGCACGAACCTCAGGTGAGGCTGCTCTCGTCATATTACATGAGGCTGCAACAGCCAAAAGCCCATTTCAGGTAGTCATCACAGATCTGGCTATGCCGGGACTCTCTGGTCAGGCGCTGATCCATCGTATTGCTGAAGATCACTCAGATGTTGTTGTTGTTGCTGTTACAAGCTTCGGAACGATCGAAGAAGCTGTTGCCATCATGCACGCGGGGGCGATCGACTATCTGACCAAGCCAGTTCAAAAGCGGAACCTTGAGTGCACGATTGAGCGAGCCTTGCGTCGCCAGGCACTTCAGTGTGTGCAATCGAACAGTCGTTCAGGAACAGCAGGTCTCAGTAGTGGGTCCTCTGGTCTTGATTCAGTGATCAGCGGCGATCCGCGTATGCAGGATGTCTACAGCACAATTGTTGCCGTCGCAGATAGTCCGACGACCGTTTTAATGACGGGTGAATCTGGCACAGGTAAGTCACTCTTAGCACGATGTATTCATACGAATTCGGATCGTAAGGACGCGCCATTTGTAGAGGTTTCTTGTGGGTCAATTCCAGAGACACTCCTGGAATCTGAGCTCTTTGGTCATGTGAAAGGTGCCTTTACAGGCGCCCATGCAGATAAAGTCGGGCGTTTTTGTGCCGCTGATGGCGGTACGATTTTTCTTGATGAAATCAACTCGGCCTCACCTGGCATGCAGCTCAAACTTCTGCGTGTCTTGCAAGAACGGCAGTTTGAGCCCGTCGGAACCAGTGAGTCTGTTTCTGTTGATGTTCGGATTGTCTTGGCAAGTAATCAGCCACTCGAACAACTTGTTGCAGAAGGTACGTTTCGACAAGATTTGTACTACCGCATCAATGTGGTGAGTGTTGAGCTTCCGCCACTTCGCGATCGTTTGGCAGATGTTGTCCCATTAGTCGAGCACTTTGTTCAAGAAAAGGCAACGATGCTTAAGCGACAGGTGCTCGGGTTTACTGATGATGCAATGGAACTCCTGCTTAAATATAATTATCCCGGCAACGTTCGAGAGCTTGCCAATATTGTTGAGCGAGCCATCGTGTTAAGTGAAGATCGGCGCATCAGTGCCCGTAGTTTGCCCCCGGCAATCAAAGAGCAGAACGGCTTGCTTTCTGCAATGGTTCTACCGCAGGGTCTTGAGGGTGAGCAAGCAGCTGATCAGGAGGTGAAGCCACTTCGCATCGCCTTAGAGGGACCTGAGCGTCAGATCATTCGGCAGGCGCTTGAAACCAATGACTGGAATCGACAGCAGACGGCAGATCAATTGCAGATCAATCGTACGACGCTGTATAAGAAAATTCGCTATTACGGATTAGACAAGCTCGCCCGTACTGCGTGAGCAGTCACGTTTGATTTATCTTGTTCTGCTGCATGAGGCTGATCGGGTAGGACGCCCAAGTAAGACAGTGCATGATCGAGCACATCCCTGACAACCGGTCCAGCGACAGTGCCGCCATAGTATCCCTTACTGCGCTGTGGATCATCGATGACACAGATGGCAACGAGCCGTGGGTTTGATGCGGGCGCGCCTGCAATGAAGCTAGATACATAGCGATCTTCAAAGTAGCCGCCACCTTTTGGTTTAGGTAGTTGTGCGGTGCCAGACTTTCCGAAGAGTCGATAGCTTTCTGAAACTGCTCGGCGACCAGTGCCCTCGGTCATGACACGTTCGAGCACTTGGCGTGTTTCCAATGCCGCCCAGGCCGGAATCGCACGATCAAGCATTCCCGCTTCACTTTCTTTTGACGGCGTCAAGCGTAATTGAGGCATGGTGCCGTCACGAGCAATAGCCATAAAGGCACGCACCATTTGCACAGGCGTGACGGCAATTTCATGGCCCATTGCAACAGATACTTGCGTGTATTGATTCCAATTTTTCTGCTTGGTGATCAGGCCAGCAGATTCGCCTGAGAAGCCACAGCGTGTAACGCGTCCAAATCCAAATCGTGCAACTGTTCCCTGCATTTCTTTAAAAGTCATGCGTTGAGCAACAATTGCCATGCCGCTATTCATTGACTTGATGAGTACCTTCGTCCAGTTTGCTGGACCGTAGTAATGTGCGTCACGAATAAGTCGGCCAGTGTCTGTTCGATAACCAGTACTGGTGGGTGTTTTGAGCATCTCCTTTGGATCGGCGCGTCCAAGTGATGTGGCGGTAGCCCAAACAAATGGTTTGAAAGTCGACCCAGGCTCATAGGGATCGGTGACGCAGCGGTTGCGCATCAATGCTGGATGAACGGCCTTTTCACGTTGGATGTCTTTGCGATGTTCGGGAGGGTTTAGGACGGCATAGGAGGCCAGAATATCTCCTGTGGTGCAGTCAGCAAGAACAATTCGGCCACCAGCAGCAGCGCGATTACGTACTTCCTCTTCGAGTCTATTTTGGGCAAACTGCTGTAGGACCAGATCAATAGTGATCTGGATGTCTTCGCCATCGCTGCTTGGGCTATACCCATTGGGTTCTATCCATAAGGCTCGACGTCTGGCATCACGTAGATATGTAAGCTTGCCGTTCGCGCCTGCAAGCTGCTTTTGAAATTTGTATTCAGCGCCACTGAGCCCAGTGTGTTCGGTTCCCACTAATCCGACTAAGGAGGCACCAAGTGGACCGTTGGGCTGTTGGCGGACCTGTCTCATTTCTAAGCCAACACCGGGCATATTTTCGGCTCGGATGGCATCAACTTGCCAGTCATCTAAGAGAGGAGAGATGACGACATAGCGTTTGTGTAGAGACGGTTGAATGCGGCGGTCAATGCCAATGGGATCAATTTCAAGCAACAGGCCGAGATCGACGGCAATTGTATTTGGATCAGTAAGCAATTGAGGGTCAATGAACAGACGGTAGCCGACCGTGGAAGTTGAGATGATTCGGCCATGGCGGTCAATCAAATCACCACGACGAGCCATCTCAGTTCGGGAGGACATTGGTGAGCCAACGACTGATGCCAGTTTGGCGTTGGGTGCAATTTTGAGTTGTACAACCCGAGCAAATACAGTGACGAGCACCAGAATTAAGAGCAGTGGCGCCAAACGAAAAAAGGTACTGGTTCGAACGGCGGACCGCTTTAGGGCGTCATCCACCATGGCTCAACTCTTCATTCAGCGATAGTGCTTCTGGGATTGCCAGGGGTTTAGGAAGCTGGTGTTCCAGATTTTGCTGACCTTGGTCTGAATACCTTTGAGGGGTTGTCAAATCAACCCACTGATTTGGTGTCAGTGCTCGGAGTTTCTCAATGACACTCGGTCGACAGGCATTGGCGATTTCATTTCGAAGGGACCAGGCTGCATGGCGTTGCTGCTGAATGCGATGATGCAGCTGTGTGATGTCATGGACGGTATCAATCTGCGCTTGCCGTGTGAGCAACAATGCAAGGGCAGTTAATCCTGCAATGATGATTAAGGTCAGTAGTTTAGCAAACACAACCGGCGCTCCCGAGCGAGTCTTTACGGCGAACTAGTGAGCAGTGGGGTACCGCAATACCATCCCGACACGGAGTTGATCTGGATTAGAGATCGTTGCCTGATTGATCTTTAGGAAGGCATCCATGTGAGAGACAGAGCCCATCAACTTCTGTGTGAGTTCTGAAAATGTGTCTCCAGGTACGACTTTATAGGTGGCATACCCGTTTTTTTGCCCTGCATTGGACGTAGAGACTGGTGTACGTGGTTTTTGTGTGGCTGCAACTATCACTGTTTCACCTAAAACAACTGACGCCTTGGGAAGGCGAAGTCGATGGTTGAGGCGGAGTTGATTGGCATTGCTCAGGCCGTTGTAGCGAGCCACTGTTTTGACCATATTGGTGTCGCCATAGTGAGCGCGACAAATACTTGTGAGTGAATCACCACTTTGTACCTGATAGAAATCAAAGTCAGCCGAAGTCGCTATTGCATTTGTTGAGGAAGCTGTTCGAGCTAATTGCTGTAGATTCGGAGTGCGAAGCTGGCGTGGATTCGTCGGCTCAGTGACATTTGAGGCCAATCTCACTGCCGATGTGCTGGTCACAGTTGGGTTCGAAGCTGATGCAAC from Phycisphaerales bacterium includes the following:
- a CDS encoding sigma-54 dependent transcriptional regulator, coding for MGRILVVDQDVVVVEALAQQVRDLGYEVEARTSGEAALVILHEAATAKSPFQVVITDLAMPGLSGQALIHRIAEDHSDVVVVAVTSFGTIEEAVAIMHAGAIDYLTKPVQKRNLECTIERALRRQALQCVQSNSRSGTAGLSSGSSGLDSVISGDPRMQDVYSTIVAVADSPTTVLMTGESGTGKSLLARCIHTNSDRKDAPFVEVSCGSIPETLLESELFGHVKGAFTGAHADKVGRFCAADGGTIFLDEINSASPGMQLKLLRVLQERQFEPVGTSESVSVDVRIVLASNQPLEQLVAEGTFRQDLYYRINVVSVELPPLRDRLADVVPLVEHFVQEKATMLKRQVLGFTDDAMELLLKYNYPGNVRELANIVERAIVLSEDRRISARSLPPAIKEQNGLLSAMVLPQGLEGEQAADQEVKPLRIALEGPERQIIRQALETNDWNRQQTADQLQINRTTLYKKIRYYGLDKLARTA
- a CDS encoding LysM peptidoglycan-binding domain-containing protein produces the protein MTREHKLALVVGFGLILIVGILISDHFSTTARLATADLSTTTDGLSQNNQRQRTPDLIEVYPAAVNLTQIEATAPAPVASASNPTVTSTSAVRLASNVTEPTNPRQLRTPNLQQLARTASSTNAIATSADFDFYQVQSGDSLTSICRAHYGDTNMVKTVARYNGLSNANQLRLNHRLRLPKASVVLGETVIVAATQKPRTPVSTSNAGQKNGYATYKVVPGDTFSELTQKLMGSVSHMDAFLKINQATISNPDQLRVGMVLRYPTAH
- a CDS encoding penicillin-binding protein 2, giving the protein MVDDALKRSAVRTSTFFRLAPLLLILVLVTVFARVVQLKIAPNAKLASVVGSPMSSRTEMARRGDLIDRHGRIISTSTVGYRLFIDPQLLTDPNTIAVDLGLLLEIDPIGIDRRIQPSLHKRYVVISPLLDDWQVDAIRAENMPGVGLEMRQVRQQPNGPLGASLVGLVGTEHTGLSGAEYKFQKQLAGANGKLTYLRDARRRALWIEPNGYSPSSDGEDIQITIDLVLQQFAQNRLEEEVRNRAAAGGRIVLADCTTGDILASYAVLNPPEHRKDIQREKAVHPALMRNRCVTDPYEPGSTFKPFVWATATSLGRADPKEMLKTPTSTGYRTDTGRLIRDAHYYGPANWTKVLIKSMNSGMAIVAQRMTFKEMQGTVARFGFGRVTRCGFSGESAGLITKQKNWNQYTQVSVAMGHEIAVTPVQMVRAFMAIARDGTMPQLRLTPSKESEAGMLDRAIPAWAALETRQVLERVMTEGTGRRAVSESYRLFGKSGTAQLPKPKGGGYFEDRYVSSFIAGAPASNPRLVAICVIDDPQRSKGYYGGTVAGPVVRDVLDHALSYLGVLPDQPHAAEQDKSNVTAHAVRASLSNP